The Halalkalibacter krulwichiae genome has a segment encoding these proteins:
- a CDS encoding carbohydrate ABC transporter permease, whose amino-acid sequence MNKVMSNKWFISLYILPALLLVSVLIFIPLILTGYYGLMKWDGIGAMQFIGLENYINVLQDNRFWESAGHSFLLAIFSTLSLVIYLAVSMILASKIKGADILRKIYLIPMLLSSVAIAQLWIKIYNPSNGMLNSVLGWFGVQNPPLWLADPNIVLYSIFIPILWQYAGFYILIYYAALKGIPESIIEAAKIDGATPLQIAYRIKLPLIMGVVKVTVVLAIVGSLKYFDLIYVMTGGGPNGASEVMASYMYKLAFGNYNFGYGSAVGFMLLLITLIVTVIVRKLTANKDEIQY is encoded by the coding sequence ATGAACAAAGTAATGTCAAACAAATGGTTTATATCTTTATATATTCTCCCTGCATTGTTGTTAGTCAGTGTTCTAATCTTCATTCCATTGATCTTAACAGGGTATTATGGATTGATGAAATGGGATGGAATTGGAGCAATGCAGTTCATCGGTTTAGAAAACTATATCAATGTGCTCCAGGACAATCGTTTCTGGGAAAGTGCCGGCCATTCGTTTTTACTAGCCATTTTTTCAACACTTAGCTTAGTCATCTACTTAGCGGTTTCTATGATTTTAGCTTCGAAGATTAAAGGGGCTGACATATTAAGAAAGATTTACTTAATTCCGATGCTCTTATCATCTGTTGCGATTGCACAGCTTTGGATTAAAATCTACAACCCATCAAACGGTATGTTAAACAGTGTTCTCGGCTGGTTTGGGGTTCAAAACCCACCATTATGGTTAGCAGATCCTAATATTGTTTTGTACTCAATTTTCATTCCGATCCTTTGGCAATATGCAGGATTTTACATTTTGATTTATTATGCAGCTTTAAAAGGAATTCCTGAGTCAATCATCGAGGCTGCGAAAATTGATGGAGCGACACCGCTACAAATTGCTTACCGCATTAAGCTGCCTTTAATAATGGGGGTCGTAAAAGTAACAGTTGTCTTAGCGATTGTTGGTTCCCTTAAGTACTTTGATTTAATTTACGTTATGACTGGCGGAGGCCCGAATGGAGCAAGTGAAGTAATGGCGTCGTATATGTATAAGCTTGCGTTTGGAAACTACAACTTTGGTTATGGTAGTGCCGTAGGTTTCATGCTGCTTCTTATTACTTTAATCGTCACAGTCATTGTCAGAAAGCTTACAGCTAATAAAGATGAGATCCAATATTAA
- a CDS encoding carbohydrate ABC transporter permease has translation MGRIGYFLLYFCLGMVAIFQIFPIVWLFLFSLKDNREIFAGSPFALPQQIKWENYLSVWEGGIGTYFFNSVWITGVSIAITLLFASMAVFVITRMSWKLNKVVLGVFMVGLMIPIHSALIPLFSMFLSVNLIDNPWSIVLTYTAYNLPITMMILLGFYYTIPREIEEAAIIDGASLHRLFFTILLPISAPVLATTAIINMIYNWNEFVFVNTFISSDKYKTLTVGIQNFVGQYMTDWGAIGATLIISILPILIAFLFFSNKIVEGISSSAVKG, from the coding sequence ATGGGGCGTATAGGGTACTTTTTACTATATTTCTGTCTAGGCATGGTTGCCATCTTTCAAATTTTCCCTATTGTCTGGCTGTTCCTTTTCTCTTTAAAGGACAATCGTGAAATTTTTGCAGGTTCGCCTTTTGCCCTTCCACAGCAAATTAAGTGGGAAAACTATTTAAGTGTGTGGGAAGGCGGAATAGGTACGTACTTCTTCAACAGTGTTTGGATTACCGGAGTATCAATTGCGATTACGCTTTTGTTTGCGAGTATGGCTGTTTTCGTTATTACGAGAATGTCTTGGAAGCTTAACAAAGTCGTTCTAGGGGTTTTCATGGTCGGATTAATGATTCCGATTCACTCTGCATTAATTCCACTATTCAGCATGTTTTTAAGTGTCAATTTAATCGATAATCCATGGTCGATCGTTCTTACGTATACAGCCTATAACTTGCCGATTACGATGATGATCTTACTAGGATTTTATTACACGATTCCAAGAGAAATTGAGGAAGCAGCGATTATTGATGGGGCATCCCTTCATCGCTTGTTCTTTACCATTCTCTTACCAATCTCTGCTCCTGTCCTAGCGACAACAGCGATTATTAACATGATCTACAACTGGAACGAGTTCGTCTTTGTCAATACGTTCATTAGCTCTGACAAATACAAAACATTAACAGTTGGAATTCAAAACTTCGTTGGGCAATACATGACAGACTGGGGTGCAATTGGTGCGACGTTGATCATTAGTATACTGCCAATCCTCATTGCATTCTTATTCTTCAGTAATAAAATTGTCGAAGGGATTTCCTCAAGTGCTGTAAAAGGATAA